DNA sequence from the Cohnella herbarum genome:
CAAGAAAGGCCGACCGCAAATGTTCCTGCAAGGGATCGATTATCAATATTGCAAAGGCTGCTTGAAATGCGTGCAAGCTTGCCCGACGGAAGCGCTGTCCTCGGAACTGGAGGAAGACGGCTACGCGGACGGTCATCGAGTGCCTCATAAGTTTCACTTGGCGATTTAAACAGCTTCTCTAAGAGATAGAGCTTCTAGCGTTTCGTTCAACGAGAAACCGATAGGAAAGGTGGAGTCTGAAATGTCGATCGACATCCGCAAGGAAATGGGCCGTCAAGGTACCGTGGAGCAACGAATCGTCTATGAATCAGGCAACGAGATGGCCGCATATGCCGCACACCAGATTAACTATCATGTAATGGGGTATTTCCCGATTTCGCCATCGACGGAAGTGGCGCAGTTTCTCGATTTAATGAAAGCGAACGGTCAGCACGATATCGTCTTGATTCCCGCGGACGGGGAGCATGGCTCGGCAGGCGTATGTTACGGGGCATCGACTGCGGGAGGCCGCGTATTCAACGCGACGTCCGCTAACGGTTACTTGTATATGCTCGAGCAGATGCCGGTACAATCCGGAACGCGGTTTCCGATGGTCATGAATCTCGTATGCCGTTCCGTGTCGGGTCCTCTCGACATTCACGGCGACCACTCGGATTTATACTTCGCGTTAAATACCGGCTGGCCGATCGTGCTCTGTCGCGATCCGCAGGCCGTGTACGATATGAACATTATCGCGCTTAAGCTCGCGGAAGACCCGGAAGTTCGCTTGCCGGTGCTGGTCGCGTCCGACGGTTATTTTACGAGCCATCAGAAGCGCCGGGTAATGACCTTCACGCATCGCGAAGACGTTCAGAAGTTCGTGGGCGAACGTCCGCCGGAAGGCTTCAAGCACGTACTCGATCGCAATAACCCGATTACGGTCGGGCCTTATATGAACGAGCCGGATTACATTAACAACTGCTATCAACAGAGCTTGGCGATGTATCGCGCGGAAGCCGTGTTCGATAGAATCCAGAAGGAATACGCGGAACTGACGGGCAGGGAATATCCGATTCTTGAATTGTACCGGATGGAGGATGCGGATGTCGCCGTATTCCTGTTGAATTCTTCGGCGGAGATCATTAAGGACGTCGTCGATCAGCTTCGCGCTCAAGGGATTAAAGCGGGCGCGATCTCGCCGAATATTATCCGTCCTTTCCCGGCTAAGGCGATTACGGACGCGCTTAAGAACGTCAAAGCGGTCACCGTAGGCGACCGTTCCGACTCCTATGGGGGCCATGGAGGCAACATGGTCATGGAAGTGCGGGCGGCTTTGCAGCAATACGGCAATTCGACGACTCTGGTCATTAGCCGGATATACGGGTTGGGCGGCAAGGACTTCTACGCCGAGGACGGCTTGAAAATGTTCGAGTTCGCGATCGAAGCGATGGACAAAGGTTTCGTCGAGAAGCCGTACGATTACCATGGCATTACGGCGGGCGATCCGGACAAAGCACCGAAGAGGGTGCTGGAGCCGATGAAGTACGAGGATCTGAAAACGGGTCTGATCACGGTGACGCAGGACGAAACGACGGGTAAGGTGAACGTGAGGGTGCCGCCGCTTCGTTCCTTGACGAAGAAGCCGAAACGGATTGCGCCGGGGCACGGCGCTTGTCCGGGTTGCGGTATTTTCTCCGGTTTGGAGCTGTTCTTCAAAGGAATCGAGGGCGATATCGTCGCCTTGTTCCATACGGGCTGCGCGATGGTCGTTACGACGGGATATCCTTACTCGGCGCACAAAGCGACTTACATCCACAACTTGTTCCAGAACGGCGCGGCTACGATGTCGGGCGTCGTCGAGATGTTCCATGAGCGGAAACGCCGGGGAGAGCTGGATGAATTCGGCTTGAAGGATGATTTTACTTTCGTCATGATTACCGGCGACGGCGGAATGGATATCGGAATGGGACCGGCGATCGGAGCCGCCCTCCGTAACCATCGAATGATCATTCTCGAATACGATAACGAAGGCTACATGAATACGGGAGCCCAGCTTTCCTATTCGACGCCGATGGGTCACCGCACTTCGACTTCCAACGTCGGTAAACATCAAGGCGGTAAAGTGTTCCATCACAAGGATACCGCGCAGATCATGGCCG
Encoded proteins:
- a CDS encoding thiamine pyrophosphate-dependent enzyme, with amino-acid sequence MSIDIRKEMGRQGTVEQRIVYESGNEMAAYAAHQINYHVMGYFPISPSTEVAQFLDLMKANGQHDIVLIPADGEHGSAGVCYGASTAGGRVFNATSANGYLYMLEQMPVQSGTRFPMVMNLVCRSVSGPLDIHGDHSDLYFALNTGWPIVLCRDPQAVYDMNIIALKLAEDPEVRLPVLVASDGYFTSHQKRRVMTFTHREDVQKFVGERPPEGFKHVLDRNNPITVGPYMNEPDYINNCYQQSLAMYRAEAVFDRIQKEYAELTGREYPILELYRMEDADVAVFLLNSSAEIIKDVVDQLRAQGIKAGAISPNIIRPFPAKAITDALKNVKAVTVGDRSDSYGGHGGNMVMEVRAALQQYGNSTTLVISRIYGLGGKDFYAEDGLKMFEFAIEAMDKGFVEKPYDYHGITAGDPDKAPKRVLEPMKYEDLKTGLITVTQDETTGKVNVRVPPLRSLTKKPKRIAPGHGACPGCGIFSGLELFFKGIEGDIVALFHTGCAMVVTTGYPYSAHKATYIHNLFQNGAATMSGVVEMFHERKRRGELDEFGLKDDFTFVMITGDGGMDIGMGPAIGAALRNHRMIILEYDNEGYMNTGAQLSYSTPMGHRTSTSNVGKHQGGKVFHHKDTAQIMAATNIPYVFTGSEASPVDLVRKGAKAQWYAQNVGMVYGKILITCPLNWLSEDKDGADIIDYAVNTCFFPLYEVERGVTTITYNPEEKGKRVPVGDWLKMMGKTKHLSKPEYAETLREFENEIERRWNMLKAKHENPYL